In Drosophila simulans strain w501 chromosome 3R, Prin_Dsim_3.1, whole genome shotgun sequence, a single window of DNA contains:
- the LOC6729809 gene encoding phospholipase A1 yields the protein MMKLFLALAFCVLAANAVEVRVNGENGWYVPQADGTMEWMDREFAEAYLETKNRMEGRNVLNPVTFYLYTNSNRNSPQEIKATSASISGSHFNPNHPTRFTIHGWSSSKDEFINYGVRDAWFTHGDMNMIAVDWGRARSVDYASSVLAVPGVGEQVATLINFMRSNHGLNLDNTMVIGHSLGAHVSGYAGKNVKNGQLHTIIGLDPALPLFSYDSPNKRLSSTDAYYVESIQTNGGTLGFLKPIGKGAFYPNGGKSQPGCGVDLTGSCAHSRSVIYYAESVTQNNFPTMRCGDYEEAVAKECGSSYSSVRMGATTNAYMVAGDYYVPVRSDAPYGMGN from the exons ATGATGAAACTGTTCCTGGCCTTGGCCTTTTGTGTCCTGGCGG CTAATGCCGTGGAGGTTCGTGTGAATGGTGAGAACGGATGGTATGTGCCCCAGGCCGATGGTACCATGGAGTGGATGGACCGCGAGTTCGCCGAAGCCTACTTGGAGACCAAGAACCGCATGGAGGGACGCAACGTCCTGAACCCGGTCACCTTCTACCTGTACACCAACTCGAACCGTAACTCTCCCCAGGAGATCAAGGCTACGTCAGCATCGATCTCTGGCTCGCACTTCAACCCAAACCACCCCACCCGCTTCACCATCCACGGATGGTCCTCCAGCAAGGATGAGTTCATCAACTACGGTGTCCGCGATGCCTGGTTCACCCACGGCGACATGAACATGATTGCCGTCGACTGGGGACGTGCTCGTTCCGTGGACTACGCCTCCTCCGTTCTGGCTGTTCCCGGAGTCGGCGAGCAGGTCGCTACCCTGATCAACTTTATGCGCAGCAACCACGGCCTGAACCTGGACAACACCATGGTGATCGGTCACAGCCTGGGCGCCCATGTCTCTGGCTATGCTGGCAAGAATGTGAAGAACGGTCAGCTGCACACCATCATTGGTCTGGACCCCGCCCTGCCCCTCTTCAGCTACGATTCCCCCAACAAGCGCCTGAGCTCCACCGATGCTTACTACGTGGAGTCCATCCAGACCAACGGAGGAACCCTGGGATTCCTGAAGCCCATCGGCAAGGGAGCCTTCTACCCCAACGGAGGAAAGAGCCAGCCCGGATGCGGTGTTGATCTCACCGGATCCTGCGCCCACAGCCGCTCAGTGATCTACTACGCCGAGTCCGTGACCCAGAACAACTTCCCCACCATGCGCTGCGGCGACTACGAGGAGGCTGTGGCCAAGGAGTGCGGTAGCTCCTACAGCTCGGTCCGCATGGGAGCCACCACCAACGCGTACATGGTCGCTGGAGATTACTATGTTCCCGTCCGTAGCGATGCTCCCTACGGAATGGGCAACTAA
- the LOC6729810 gene encoding phospholipase A1 VesT1.02 — protein sequence MRELFFLAALFVTGIALPIEERINGENGWFVPQNDGTFEWMDKKDAEELLENISPLEFRSNDVSFYLYTKQNPTEGQEITADASSIVASHFNKEHGTRFVIHGWKGKYTDSMNVDITKAWLSKGDFNVIVVNWARSQSVDYAMSVRAVPGAGTKVGEMIQYMHENHDMSLETLKVIGHSLGAHVAGYAGKQVGQKRVHTIVGLDPALPLFSYDKPDKRLSSEDAFYVESIQTNGGVKGFVKPIGKATFYVSGGRKQPGCGVDLAGTCSHARSVLYYAEAVTENSFGAIQCQDYQAALDNKCGSTFSSVRMAEDSNAYNVEGHFYVPVNSEAPFGQTE from the exons ATGAGGGAGTTATTTTTTCTAGCAGCATTATTTGTAACGG GTATTGCCCTTCCTATTGAGGAGCGTATCAATGGCGAAAACGGGTGGTTTGTGCCTCAGAATGATGGCACTTTTGAGTGGATGGACAAAAAGGACGCTGAAGAGCTCTTAGAGAACATTTCCCCTCTCGAATTCCGTTCCAACGATGTGTCCTTCTATCTGTACACCAAACAAAACCCCACGGAAGGCCAAGAAATTACTGCCGATGCTTCTTCAATTGTAGCCTCCCATTTCAACAAGGAACATGGAACGCGTTTTGTCATTCACGGATGGAAGGGAAAATATACCGATAGCATGAATGTCGATATAACCAAGGCCTGGCTCTCAAAGGGAGACTTTAATGTGATCGTTGTGAACTGGGCTCGGTCCCAGTCCGTGGACTATGCCATGTCCGTACGAGCTGTTCCTGGAGCTGGAACCAAAGTGGGAGAGATGATCCAGTACATGCACGAAAATCACGATATGTCACTTGAAACCCTTAAGGTAATTGGACATAGTTTGGGTGCCCATGTGGCTGGTTATGCTGGTAAGCAAGTTGGCCAGAAGAGAGTCCACACTATTGTGGGTCTGGATCCTGCCCTGCCGCTTTTCAGCTACGATAAGCCGGACAAGCGTCTATCTAGCGAAGATGCCTTCTATGTGGAGTCCATCCAGACCAATGGTGGCGTAAAGGGATTCGTGAAGCCCATCGGAAAAGCCACATTCTATGTGAGTGGAGGAAGGAAACAACCAGGATGTGGAGTAGACCTTGCAGGAACCTGTTCCCATGCCCGGTCCGTTCTCTACTACGCCGAGGCTGTCACCGAGAACAGTTTCGGAGCCATCCAGTGCCAGGACTACCAGGCTGCTCTGGACAACAAGTGTGGCAGCACCTTTAGCAGCGTCCGCATGGCAGAGGATTCGAATGCGTACAATGTGGAGGGCCACTTCTATGTGCCTGTAAACAGTGAGGCTCCATTCGGGCAAACTGAATAG
- the LOC27208716 gene encoding phospholipase A1 VesT1.02, producing MRVFIALAALLATVSALPFEERVNGENGWFVPQVDGSFEWMDKQDAEELLNRNSLIEPRSNDVSFYLYTKHNPTTGREIRPDASSIEDSHFDKNQGTRFVIHGWNGRYTDGMNVKITRAWLSKGDYNVIVVNWDRAQSVDYISSVRAVPGAGAKVGEMIEYLHEHHHMSLESLEVIGHSLGAHVAGYAGKQVGGKRVHTIVGLDPAMPLFAYDKPDKRLSTEDAFYVESIQTNGGEKGFLKPIGKGTFYPNGGRNQPGCGSDIGGTCAHGRSVTYYVEAVTEDNFGTIKCHDYQAALANECGSTYSGVRMGAVTNAYMVEGDFYVPVNGQAPFGKIE from the exons ATGAGAGTGTTCATAGCTCTAGCAGCTTTGTTGGCAACAG TAAGTGCTCTTCCCTTTGAGGAACGTGTCAATGGAGAAAATGGTTGGTTTGTGCCTCAGGTAGACGGCAGTTTTGAGTGGATGGACAAACAGGACGCCGAGGAACTCTTAAATAGAAATTCACTCATCGAACCACGTTCCAATGACGTGTCCTTTTACCTGTACACCAAACATAACCCAACCACAGGAAGGGAAATCAGGCCTGATGCTTCCTCAATCGAAGACTCTCATTTCGATAAGAACCAGGGCACTCGTTTCGTAATCCACGGGTGGAATGGACGCTACACTGATGGCATGAACGTCAAGATCACCAGAGCCTGGCTTTCAAAGGGAGACTACAACGTAATTGTCGTTAACTGGGATCGTGCCCAGTCCGTGGACTATATCTCATCGGTGCGAGCTGTtcctggagctggagccaaAGTGGGAGAAATGATTGAGTATCTGCACGAACACCATCATATGTCCCTGGAGAGCCTGGAAGTAATCGGACACAGTTTGGGTGCTCATGTGGCTGGCTATGCTGGAAAGCAGGTGGGAGGCAAAAGGGTGCACACGATTGTCGGTCTGGATCCTGCCATGCCTCTATTTGCCTACGATAAGCCGGACAAGCGACTGTCCACCGAAGATGCCTTCTATGTGGAGTCTATCCAGACCAATGGCGGCGAAAAGGGTTTCCTAAAACCCATTGGCAAAGGCACCTTCTATCCGAATGGTGGACGAAATCAACCAGGTTGCGGTTCAGACATCGGAGGAACCTGCGCCCACGGGCGATCCGTTACCTATTACGTGGAGGCCGTCACCGAGGATAACTTCGGAACCATCAAGTGTCACGACTACCAGGCTGCGTTGGCCAACGAGTGCGGAAGCACCTACAGTGGAGTTCGCATGGGAGCTGTAACCAACGCCTACATGGTCGAGGGCGACTTCTATGTGCCCGTAAACGGCCAGGCCCCCTTCGGCAAGATCGAATAG
- the LOC6729811 gene encoding phospholipase A1 VesT1.02: MKVFFVLAALLAAVSALPIEERVNGENGWFIPKLDGSFEWMDMQDAEDLMANGAQMEGRISTNAVNFYLYTKSNPTDGKEIKAKSGSVEDSHFNKDHGTRFVIHGWTQRYSDDMNTRITKAWLSKGDYNVIVVDWARARSVDYASSVLAVPGAGGKVGEMIKYLHDHHGLDYDSLEVIGHSLGAHVAGYAGKTVGDQRVHTIVGLDPALPLFSYDKPAKRLSTDDAHYVESIQTNGGKLGFLKPIGKGAFYPNGGKSQPGCGLDATGSCSHGRSVLYYAEAVTEDNFGSIKCHDYEDAVAKKCGSTYSSVRMGAITNAYMVDGDFYVPVNSEAPFGKIE; encoded by the exons ATGAAGGTGTTTTTTGTTCTTGCCGCCTTACTGGCAGCAG TGAGTGCCCTGCCCATTGAGGAGCGCGTCAATGGAGAGAATGGCTGGTTCATCCCCAAGCTTGATGGAAGCTTCGAGTGGATGGACATGCAGGATGCCGAGGATCTGATGGCCAACGGAGCCCAGATGGAGGGCCGCATCAGCACCAACGCCGTGAACTTCTACCTCTACACCAAGTCGAACCCCACCGATGGCAAGGAGATCAAGGCCAAGTCCGGCTCCGTCGAGGATTCCCACTTCAACAAGGATCATGGCACCCGCTTCGTCATCCACGGCTGGACCCAGAGGTACTCCGACGACATGAACACCCGCATCACCAAGGCCTGGTTGTCCAAGGGCGACTACAACGTGATCGTCGTTGACTGGGCCCGTGCCCGTTCCGTAGACTACGCCTCTTCCGTCCTGGCTGTTCCTGGAGCCGGTGGCAAGGTTGGTGAGATGATCAAGTACCTGCACGACCACCACGGCTTGGACTACGACAGCCTTGAGGTGATCGGCCACAGCCTGGGAGCCCATGTTGCTGGATACGCCGGAAAGACCGTCGGAGACCAGCGTGTCCACACCATTGTGGGTCTGGATCCTGCCCTGCCTCTCTTCAGCTACGATAAGCCCGCTAAGCGTCTGTCCACCGATGATGCCCACTACGTAGAGTCTATCCAGACCAACGGCGGCAAACTGGGATTCCTGAAGCCCATCGGCAAGGGTGCCTTCTACCCCAACGGAGGCAAGAGCCAGCCCGGATGCGGACTGGACGCCACCGGATCCTGCTCCCACGGACGCTCCGTCCTCTACTACGCCGAGGCCGTTACCGAGGACAACTTTGGATCCATTAAGTGCCACGACTACGAGGATGCCGTTGCCAAGAAGTGCGGAAGCACCTACTCCAGCGTTCGCATGGGAGCCATTACCAACGCCTACATGGTCGATGGTGACTTCTATGTCCCCGTGAACAGCGAGGCACCCTTCGGCAAGATCGAGTAG
- the LOC6729812 gene encoding phospholipase A1 VesT1.02, protein MKTFLILAFFALAASAIPIKESERVHGENGWYVPQEDGTSEWVDMDVAEQWMEAQELLESRGLTTVPVKFYLYTSSNPTKGKKITASTKSIDASSFNSAHPTRFVIHGWTQSYTASMNKDIRSAWLSKGDYNVIVVDWARARSVDYATSVMAVGATGKKVAKMINFLKDNHGLNLNDVYVIGHSLGAHVAGYAGKNTDGQVHTIIGLDPALPLFNYNKPNKRLNSDDAWYVESIQTNGGNLGFLKPIGKGAFYPNGGKTQPGCGLDLTGACSHGRSTTYYAEAVSEDNFGSIKCGDYEAAVSNECGSTYSSVRMGADTNAYMVDGDFYVPVNSKAPFGMIN, encoded by the exons ATGAAGACATTCCTGATTTTGGCATTCTTTGCACTGGCCG CTTCGGCTATTCCGATCAAGGAATCTGAGCGCGTCCATGGGGAGAACGGCTGGTACGTTCCCCAGGAGGATGGCACTTCCGAGTGGGTGGACATGGACGTTGCCGAACAGTGGATGGAAGCCCAAGAGCTGCTGGAAAGCCGTGGCTTGACCACCGTTCCCGTGAAGTTCTACCTGTACACCTCCTCAAACCCCACCAAGGGCAAGAAGATCACCGCCTCCACCAAGTCCATTGATGCCTCCAGCTTTAACTCCGCCCACCCAACGCGCTTTGTGATCCACGGCTGGACCCAGAGCTACACCGCCAGCATGAACAAGGACATCCGCAGTGCCTGGCTCTCCAAGGGAGACTACAACGTGATCGTCGTCGACTGGGCCCGTGCTCGTTCCGTGGATTATGCCACCTCTGTTATGGCTGTCGGTGCCACAGGAAAGAAGGTTGCCAAGATGATCAACTTCCTGAAGGACAACCACGGTCTGAATCTTAATGACGTGTACGTGATTGGTCACAGCCTGGGCGCCCATGTGGCTGGATATGCCGGCAAGAACACCGACGGCCAGGTGCACACCATCATTGGTCTGGACCCCGCCCTGCCCCTCTTCAACTACAACAAGCCCAACAAGCGTCTGAACTCAGATGATGCCTGGTATGTGGAGTCCATCCAGACCAATGGTGGTAACTTGGGATTCCTGAAGCCCATCGGCAAGGGAGCTTTCTATCCTAACGGAGGAAAGACCCAGCCCGGATGCGGTTTGGACCTGACTGGCGCCTGCTCCCACGGACGCTCTACTACCTACTACGCCGAGGCCGTCTCCGAGGACAACTTTGGATCCATCAAATGTGGCGACTACGAGGCAGCCGTTTCCAATGAGTGCGGAAGCACCTACTCCAGCGTTCGCATGGGAGCTGATACCAATGCCTACATGGTCGATGGTGACTTCTATGTGCCCGTGAACAGCAAGGCTCCCTTCGGCATGATTAACTGA
- the LOC6729813 gene encoding phospholipase A1, which yields MKTFLILAIFALAASAYALEESERVNGENGWYVPQQDGSLEWVDMDVAEEWMEAQEKLEGRGLTTVPVNFYLFTPKNPSSSKHIYATTKSISKSNFNPAHPTRFVIHGWTQSYLNSMNSDIRKAFLSKGDYNVIVVDWARARSVDYATSVMAVAATGKKVAKMINFLKDNHGLNLNDVYVIGHSLGAHVAGYAGKNTDGQVHTIIGLDPALPLFSYNKPNKRLNSDDAWYVESIQTNGGTLGFLKPIGKGAFYPNGGKTQPGCPLDVTGACSHGRSTTYYAEAVSQDNFGTMKCGDYEEAVSKECGSTYSSVRMGADTNAYMVEGDFYVPVNSKAPFGMIN from the exons ATGAAGACGTTcctgattttggcaatttttgcTTTAGCCG CTTCGGCTTATGCTCTGGAGGAATCCGAGCGCGTCAACGGGGAGAACGGCTGGTACGTTCCCCAGCAGGATGGCTCCCTCGAGTGGGTGGACATGGATGTGGCTGAGGAGTGGATGGAGGCCCAGGAGAAGCTTGAGGGCCGTGGCTTGACCACCGTTCCCGTGAACTTTTACCTGTTCACGCCCAAGAACCCCTCCAGCAGCAAGCACATCTACGCCACCACCAAGTCCATTTCCAAGTCCAACTTCAACCCTGCTCACCCCACCCGTTTCGTGATCCACGGCTGGACCCAGAGCTACTTGAACAGCATGAACTCGGACATCCGCAAGGCCTTCCTCTCCAAGGGAGACTACAACGTGATCGTGGTCGATTGGGCCCGTGCTCGTTCCGTGGATTATGCCACCTCCGTTATGGCTGTCGCTGCCACCGGAAAGAAGGTTGCCAAGATGATCAACTTCCTGAAGGACAACCACGGTCTGAATCTTAATGACGTGTACGTGATTGGTCACAGCCTGGGCGCCCATGTGGCTGGATATGCCGGCAAGAACACCGACGGCCAGGTGCACACCATCATTGGTCTGGACCCCGCCCTGCCCCTCTTCAGCTACAACAAGCCCAACAAGCGTCTGAACTCCGACGACGCCTGGTATGTGGAGTCCATCCAGACCAACGGCGGCACTCTGGGATTCCTGAAGCCCATCGGCAAGGGAGCCTTCTACCCCAATGGAGGAAAGACCCAGCCCGGCTGCCCTCTGGATGTGACTGGAGCCTGCTCCCACGGACGCTCCACCACCTACTATGCTGAGGCCGTTAGCCAGGACAACTTCGGAACCATGAAGTGCGGTGACTACGAGGAGGCCGTTTCCAAGGAGTGCGGAAGCACCTACTCCAGCGTTCGCATGGGAGCTGATACCAACGCCTACATGGTCGAGGGCGACTTCTATGTGCCCGTGAACAGCAAGGCTCCCTTCGGCATGATTAACTAA
- the LOC6729814 gene encoding RYamide receptor isoform X2, with translation MELHNSHRLPDGSENMYYIAPQQPLLRNENDDYQEGSLVLPDPASLLHNTTALPAGDEGSSHGYGSTTTLSGLQLETYNITVLMNFSCDDYDLLSEDLWSSDYFKGIVYMLYIPIFIFALIGNGTVCYIVISTPRMRTVTNYFIASLAIGDVLMSFFCVPSSFISLFILNYWPFGLALCHFVNYSQAVSVLVSAYTLVAISIDRYIAIMWPLKPRITKRYATYIIGGVWFIALATALPIPIVSGLDIPMTPWHEKCEKYICREMWPSRTQEYYYTLSLFALQFVVPLGVLIFTYTRIAIRVWAKRPPGEAETNRDQRMARSKRKMVKMMLTVVVVFTSCWLPFNILQLLLNDEEFVHWDALPYVWFAFHWLAMSHCCYNPIIYCYMNARFRSGFVQLMHRMPGLRRCCCLNRLLRSGADRMTATSGTGPALPLNRMNTSTTYISARRKPRATSLRANPLSCVETSPLR, from the exons ATGGAGCTCCACAATAGCCATCGGTTGCCTGATGGCAGCGAGAACATGTACTACATAGCTCCccagcagccgctgctgcgGAACGAGAATGATGACTACCAGGAGGGGTCCCTCGTCCTGCCGGATCCCGCATCACTACTTCACAATACCACCGCACTGCCAGCGGGCGATGAAGGGTCCAGCCATGGATATGGATCCACCACGACGCTCAGTGGCCTCCAGTTGGAGACCTATAATATCACTGTGCTGATGAACTTTAGCTGTGACGACTATGACCTTCTATCGGAGGACCTGTGGTCCAGTGACTACTTTAAGGGCATCGTCTACATGCTCTACATTCCCATCTTTATCTTCGCCCTGATCGGCAACGGAACAGTCTGCTATATCGTCATTTCCACACCTCGCATGCGCACGGTCACCAATTACTTTATAGCCAGCTTGGCCATTGGCGACGTCCTGATGTCCTTCTTTTGCGTTCCGTCGTCCTTCATCTCGCTGTTCATCCTGAACTACTGGCCTTTTGGCCTGGCGCTCTGCCACTTTGTGAACTACTCGCAGGCGGTCTCAGTTCTGGTCAGCGCCTATACTTTGGTGGCCATCAGCATAGACCGCTACATAGCCATCATGTGGCCACTAAAGCCACGCATCACAAAACG CTATGCCACCTACATAATCGGGGGCGTTTGGTTTATTGCACTTGCCACCGCACTTCCCATACCCATCGTCTCTGGACTCGACATCCCCATGACGCCGTGGCACGAGAAATGCGAGAA ATACATTTGCCGCGAGATGTGGCCGTCGCGGACGCAGGAGTACTACTACACACTGTCCCTGTTCGCGCTGCAGTTCGTCGTGCCGCTGGGCGTGCTCATCTTCACCTACACCCGGATCGCCATCCGCGTCTGGGCGAAACGACCGCCAGGCGAGGCGGAAACCAACCGCGACCAGCGGATGGCACGCTCCAAACGGAAG ATGGTCAAGATGATGCTGACGGTTGTGGTTGTGTTTACCAGCTGCTGGCTGCCCTTTAATATTTTGCAG CTATTGCTGAACGACGAGGAGTTCGTCCACTGGGATGCTCTGCCGTATGTGTGGTTCGCGTTCCACTGGCTGGCCATGTCGCACTGCTGCTACAACCCAATCATCTACTGCTACATGAACGCCCGTTTCAGGAGCGGATTCGTCCAGCTGATGCACCGTATGCCGGGCCtgcgtcgctgctgctgcctgaaTCGTCTTTTGCGGAGCGGCGCCGATCGCATGACCGCAACTTCCG GAACGGGTCCAGCACTTCCACTCAATCGAATGAACACATCAACCACGTACATAAGCGCTCGTCGAAAGCCACGAGCGACATCTTTGCGAGCG AACCCATTATCGTGCGTCGAGACATCACCACTGCGGTAG
- the LOC6729814 gene encoding RYamide receptor isoform X1, which produces MELHNSHRLPDGSENMYYIAPQQPLLRNENDDYQEGSLVLPDPASLLHNTTALPAGDEGSSHGYGSTTTLSGLQLETYNITVLMNFSCDDYDLLSEDLWSSDYFKGIVYMLYIPIFIFALIGNGTVCYIVISTPRMRTVTNYFIASLAIGDVLMSFFCVPSSFISLFILNYWPFGLALCHFVNYSQAVSVLVSAYTLVAISIDRYIAIMWPLKPRITKRYATYIIGGVWFIALATALPIPIVSGLDIPMTPWHEKCEKYICREMWPSRTQEYYYTLSLFALQFVVPLGVLIFTYTRIAIRVWAKRPPGEAETNRDQRMARSKRKMVKMMLTVVVVFTSCWLPFNILQLLLNDEEFVHWDALPYVWFAFHWLAMSHCCYNPIIYCYMNARFRSGFVQLMHRMPGLRRCCCLNRLLRSGADRMTATSGEMTTKYHRQFGDALLRKPKISIRNGSSTSTQSNEHINHVHKRSSKATSDIFASEPIIVRRDITTAVAAILKNKTDSPVRRSGSSGGTEANIKSTEF; this is translated from the exons ATGGAGCTCCACAATAGCCATCGGTTGCCTGATGGCAGCGAGAACATGTACTACATAGCTCCccagcagccgctgctgcgGAACGAGAATGATGACTACCAGGAGGGGTCCCTCGTCCTGCCGGATCCCGCATCACTACTTCACAATACCACCGCACTGCCAGCGGGCGATGAAGGGTCCAGCCATGGATATGGATCCACCACGACGCTCAGTGGCCTCCAGTTGGAGACCTATAATATCACTGTGCTGATGAACTTTAGCTGTGACGACTATGACCTTCTATCGGAGGACCTGTGGTCCAGTGACTACTTTAAGGGCATCGTCTACATGCTCTACATTCCCATCTTTATCTTCGCCCTGATCGGCAACGGAACAGTCTGCTATATCGTCATTTCCACACCTCGCATGCGCACGGTCACCAATTACTTTATAGCCAGCTTGGCCATTGGCGACGTCCTGATGTCCTTCTTTTGCGTTCCGTCGTCCTTCATCTCGCTGTTCATCCTGAACTACTGGCCTTTTGGCCTGGCGCTCTGCCACTTTGTGAACTACTCGCAGGCGGTCTCAGTTCTGGTCAGCGCCTATACTTTGGTGGCCATCAGCATAGACCGCTACATAGCCATCATGTGGCCACTAAAGCCACGCATCACAAAACG CTATGCCACCTACATAATCGGGGGCGTTTGGTTTATTGCACTTGCCACCGCACTTCCCATACCCATCGTCTCTGGACTCGACATCCCCATGACGCCGTGGCACGAGAAATGCGAGAA ATACATTTGCCGCGAGATGTGGCCGTCGCGGACGCAGGAGTACTACTACACACTGTCCCTGTTCGCGCTGCAGTTCGTCGTGCCGCTGGGCGTGCTCATCTTCACCTACACCCGGATCGCCATCCGCGTCTGGGCGAAACGACCGCCAGGCGAGGCGGAAACCAACCGCGACCAGCGGATGGCACGCTCCAAACGGAAG ATGGTCAAGATGATGCTGACGGTTGTGGTTGTGTTTACCAGCTGCTGGCTGCCCTTTAATATTTTGCAG CTATTGCTGAACGACGAGGAGTTCGTCCACTGGGATGCTCTGCCGTATGTGTGGTTCGCGTTCCACTGGCTGGCCATGTCGCACTGCTGCTACAACCCAATCATCTACTGCTACATGAACGCCCGTTTCAGGAGCGGATTCGTCCAGCTGATGCACCGTATGCCGGGCCtgcgtcgctgctgctgcctgaaTCGTCTTTTGCGGAGCGGCGCCGATCGCATGACCGCAACTTCCGGTGAGATGACCACGAAGTACCATCGCCAATTCGGCGATGCCCTACTCCGGAAACCCAAAATAAGCATTAG GAACGGGTCCAGCACTTCCACTCAATCGAATGAACACATCAACCACGTACATAAGCGCTCGTCGAAAGCCACGAGCGACATCTTTGCGAGCG AACCCATTATCGTGCGTCGAGACATCACCACTGCGGTAGCtgcaatattaaaaaataaaactgattCACCAGTGCGGCGATCGGGAAGCTCAGGTGGAACAGAAGCAAACATAAAGAGCACCGAGTTTTGA
- the LOC27206911 gene encoding pupal cuticle protein 36 translates to MKAFILMSCLALAAARPEAGYNYNRPGGGGGSGGGIGGGIGGGFGGGSSGGFGGGSGGGFGGGFGGSSGGGGFSSGGGGGFSSGGGGGGGGGFGGGFGGGSGGGFGGGGSIGGFGGGGGGGGGTTLVQKHIYVHVPPPEQEEVRQRPNLPIGQSQKHYKIIFIKAPSPPSYQAPVIPLQPQNEEKTLVYVLVKKPEDQQDIVIPTPAPTQPSKPEVYFIKYKTQKDSSGISGGISGSTGGGFTQTNTGNGYTSGGDGGFTGGDSGSISAPSSNYGPPGKSGPY, encoded by the exons ATGAAAGCCTTCATCCTAATGTCCTGCCTGGCGCTGGCCGCCGCTCGTCCTGAAGCCGGATACAACTACAACCGTcctggtggcggcggtggctccGGCGGTGGCATTGGCGGTGGCATTGGCGGCGGATTCGGAGGTGGCTCCAGCGGCGGCTTTGGCGGCGGCTCCGGCGGAGGATTCGGTGGTGGATTCGGCGGTAgcagcggcggaggaggattcagcagcggcggaggcggtggcttcagcagcggcggtggtggaggcggaggcggtggaTTCGGCGGTGGATTCGGAGGCGGCTCCGGTGGAGGATTCGGCGGAG GTGGCAGCATTGGCGGAttcggaggcggcggcggtggtggtggtggcaccACCTTGGTGCAGAAGCACATCTACGTGCACGTGCCACCACCAGAGCAGGAAGAAGTGCGCCAGCGCCCTAACCTGCCCATTGGCCAGTCCCAGAAGCACTACAAGATCATCTTCATCAAGGCCCCATCGCCACCATCGTACCAGGCTCCGGTCATTCCCCTGCAGCCTCAGAACGAGGAGAAGACTCTGGTCTACGTGCTGGTGAAGAAGCCCGAGGATCAGCAGGACATTGTCATCCCCACGCCCGCACCCACGCAGCCATCGAAGCCCGAGGTGTACTTCATCAAGTACAAGACCCAGAAGGATTCCAGCGGCATTTCTGGAGGAATCTCCGGCTCCACTGGTGGTGGCTTCACCCAGACCAACACCGGCAATGGTTACACCTCTGGCGGCGATGGTGGCTTCACTGGTGGAGACAGCGGCTCCATCTCGGCCCCGTCCAGCAACTACGGACCACCTGGAAAGTCCGGACCCTACTAA